Proteins from a genomic interval of Bifidobacterium longum subsp. infantis ATCC 15697 = JCM 1222 = DSM 20088:
- the hisF gene encoding imidazole glycerol phosphate synthase subunit HisF, producing MSLAVRVIPCLDVDAGRVVKGVHFENLKDAGDPVELAAEYYRQGADEITFLDVTASSSHRNTMIDVVSRTAEQVFIPMTVGGGVRTPEDVDSLLRCGADKVGVNTAAINDPSLISRVADRFGNQVLVLSVDARREKGEQHTQSGFEVTTMGGRKSTGIDAIWWVKRAEQLGAGEILLNSMDADGTKEGFDLEMIRAVRKEVKIPIIASGGAGKVEDFPPAIEAGADAVLAASVFHYGILTIADVKAELKKHGYTVR from the coding sequence ATGTCGTTGGCGGTACGAGTCATCCCGTGCCTGGACGTTGACGCCGGTCGAGTGGTGAAGGGTGTGCATTTCGAGAACCTCAAGGACGCGGGTGACCCGGTGGAGCTGGCGGCCGAATACTACCGTCAGGGAGCCGACGAGATCACCTTCCTGGATGTGACCGCATCCAGCTCCCACCGCAACACGATGATTGACGTGGTCTCCCGCACCGCCGAACAGGTGTTCATTCCGATGACCGTGGGCGGCGGCGTACGCACGCCCGAGGACGTCGACTCACTGCTGCGCTGCGGTGCAGACAAGGTCGGTGTCAACACGGCGGCCATCAACGACCCGTCGCTTATCAGCCGTGTGGCCGATCGTTTCGGCAACCAGGTGCTGGTGCTCTCCGTGGATGCCCGCCGCGAAAAGGGTGAGCAGCACACGCAGTCGGGTTTTGAGGTCACCACGATGGGCGGCCGCAAATCCACCGGTATTGATGCCATCTGGTGGGTCAAGCGCGCCGAGCAGCTTGGCGCCGGCGAGATTCTGCTTAACTCGATGGACGCCGACGGCACCAAGGAAGGCTTTGACCTCGAGATGATTCGCGCCGTGCGCAAGGAAGTCAAGATTCCGATCATCGCCTCCGGCGGTGCCGGCAAGGTCGAGGACTTCCCGCCCGCCATCGAAGCAGGTGCCGACGCGGTGCTGGCTGCATCCGTATTCCATTACGGCATCCTGACTATCGCCGATGTCAAGGCGGAACTCAAGAAGCACGGCTACACCGTTCGCTAA
- the hisI gene encoding phosphoribosyl-AMP cyclohydrolase — translation MTDTTYDNSTELDPRIAARLKRDVKGLVAAVIQQYDTHEVLMVGYMNDEALRRTLTTGRVTFWSRSRQEYWRKGDTSGHVQYVKGVSLDCDGDALLVEVDQVGAACHTGKRSCFLEGGPLPVVEGHRPAEQQNGLS, via the coding sequence ATGACAGACACTACATACGACAATTCCACTGAACTCGATCCCCGTATTGCCGCGCGCCTGAAGCGTGACGTCAAGGGTCTGGTCGCCGCCGTCATCCAGCAGTACGACACACACGAGGTGCTGATGGTCGGCTACATGAACGACGAGGCATTACGCCGCACGCTGACCACCGGCCGCGTGACCTTCTGGTCCCGGTCCCGTCAGGAATACTGGCGCAAGGGTGATACCTCCGGCCATGTGCAATACGTCAAGGGCGTGTCCCTGGATTGCGACGGCGACGCACTGCTCGTCGAAGTCGACCAAGTCGGCGCCGCATGCCACACCGGCAAGCGCAGCTGCTTCCTCGAAGGCGGCCCCCTGCCCGTGGTCGAAGGCCATCGCCCGGCCGAGCAGCAGAACGGGCTTTCCTGA
- the trpE gene encoding anthranilate synthase component I: MSECSVKHLKWGATWPSREQFHELADAGYRVIPIVRRLLADSLTPVGFYERLAGGRSGTFILESAEYGGTWSRYSFIGVNSMAQLRSNNGQADWLGKVPVGVPVTGDVVEVAHATLKTLKAPHVEGLPNLTSGLIGTVGWDAIRHWEPTLRAEAPDETGQPETVLALATDIAVVDHVSGSVWLIANAVNVDDKSTRADAAYNEAVARLDQMQRDAATPAPDESRVNILDETVTQPELRFRTEKSHYEQAVKRAKQHIVDGDVFQVVISQRLDIDSPADPFDVYRVLRTLNPSPYMYFMALTDAQGRDFNVIGSSPETLIKVDNGHAMTFPIAGSRPRGATPEEDEKFAKELLADPKERSEHIMLVDLSRNDLSKVCVPQSVEVVQLMDIKRFSHIMHICSTVTGKVDPSLTAFDVFKSAFPAGTLSGAPKPRAVEIIDELEPADRGIYGGTVGYFDFSGNMDMAIAIRTAFLRDHEASVQAGAGIVLDSVPATEWQETRNKAEASVESIQIAAQLREL, translated from the coding sequence ATGAGCGAATGCAGCGTCAAACACCTGAAGTGGGGCGCCACCTGGCCCAGTCGCGAACAGTTCCACGAACTGGCCGACGCCGGCTACCGTGTGATTCCGATCGTGCGCCGTCTGCTCGCCGACTCGCTCACCCCGGTCGGCTTCTACGAGCGTCTCGCCGGCGGCCGATCCGGCACCTTCATCCTCGAATCGGCGGAATACGGCGGCACGTGGAGCCGTTACAGCTTCATCGGCGTCAACTCGATGGCCCAACTGCGCTCCAACAACGGTCAGGCCGACTGGCTGGGCAAGGTCCCGGTCGGCGTGCCCGTCACCGGTGACGTGGTCGAAGTCGCTCACGCCACGTTGAAGACTCTGAAGGCCCCGCATGTGGAAGGCCTGCCGAACCTGACCAGCGGTCTGATCGGCACGGTCGGCTGGGATGCCATCCGCCACTGGGAACCGACCCTGCGCGCCGAAGCTCCGGACGAGACCGGACAGCCTGAGACCGTGCTTGCCCTGGCCACCGATATCGCCGTGGTCGACCACGTATCCGGTTCGGTATGGCTCATCGCCAATGCGGTGAATGTGGATGATAAATCCACTCGCGCCGACGCCGCCTACAACGAGGCCGTCGCTCGACTCGACCAGATGCAGCGCGATGCCGCCACCCCGGCTCCGGACGAGTCCCGCGTCAACATTCTGGACGAAACGGTCACCCAACCCGAGCTGCGCTTCCGCACCGAGAAGAGCCACTACGAGCAGGCCGTCAAACGCGCCAAGCAGCACATCGTCGACGGCGACGTGTTCCAGGTGGTCATCTCCCAGCGCCTCGACATCGATTCGCCTGCTGACCCGTTCGACGTGTACCGTGTGTTGCGCACGCTGAACCCGAGCCCGTACATGTATTTCATGGCGTTGACCGACGCTCAGGGCCGCGACTTCAACGTGATCGGCTCCAGCCCGGAAACCCTCATCAAGGTGGACAACGGCCACGCGATGACCTTCCCGATTGCTGGATCCCGCCCTCGCGGCGCCACCCCTGAGGAAGACGAGAAATTCGCCAAGGAGCTGCTTGCCGATCCGAAGGAACGCAGCGAGCACATCATGCTCGTCGACCTGTCTCGCAACGACCTGAGTAAGGTGTGCGTGCCGCAGTCCGTGGAAGTCGTGCAGCTCATGGACATCAAGCGTTTCAGCCACATCATGCACATCTGCTCGACGGTCACCGGCAAGGTCGACCCCTCGCTGACTGCATTCGATGTGTTCAAGTCCGCGTTCCCGGCCGGCACGCTGTCTGGCGCTCCTAAGCCGCGCGCAGTCGAAATCATCGACGAGTTGGAACCGGCCGACCGCGGCATCTACGGCGGCACCGTCGGCTACTTCGATTTCTCCGGCAACATGGACATGGCCATCGCCATCCGCACCGCGTTCCTGCGTGACCATGAGGCGAGCGTGCAGGCCGGTGCCGGCATTGTGCTCGACTCCGTGCCCGCCACCGAATGGCAGGAGACGCGCAACAAGGCCGAGGCCAGCGTCGAATCCATCCAGATCGCCGCCCAGCTGCGCGAACTGTAA
- the pcp gene encoding pyroglutamyl-peptidase I, whose amino-acid sequence MSKILVTGFDPFGGEPVNPAFEAVKLLPDEIAGATVVKLEIPTVFTRSATVVEEAMVREQPDYVLCIGQAGGRSALTVEKVAINLAEARIPDNDGEQPFDMPLREDGGTAYFATLPVKAMVRNINDHGIPAFMSYTAGTYVCNSIMYNVLYLIDRKFPGVKGGFIHVPYATAQGVGKPNGTPTMEIATMARGIEAAIEAAVSTETDATDILGATH is encoded by the coding sequence ATGAGCAAGATTCTGGTGACCGGATTCGATCCGTTCGGCGGCGAGCCGGTTAACCCCGCATTCGAGGCAGTCAAGCTGTTGCCGGATGAAATCGCCGGTGCGACAGTGGTGAAACTGGAGATTCCGACGGTGTTCACGCGCAGTGCGACCGTGGTTGAGGAAGCCATGGTGCGCGAGCAGCCTGACTATGTGCTGTGCATTGGTCAGGCTGGTGGCCGGTCGGCTCTGACCGTGGAGAAAGTGGCCATTAATTTGGCCGAGGCGCGTATTCCCGATAATGATGGCGAGCAGCCGTTCGATATGCCGCTACGGGAGGATGGTGGCACCGCGTATTTCGCCACGTTGCCGGTCAAGGCCATGGTCAGGAACATCAATGACCACGGGATTCCCGCATTCATGTCGTATACGGCAGGCACGTATGTGTGCAACAGCATCATGTATAACGTGTTGTATCTGATTGACCGCAAATTCCCCGGCGTCAAGGGCGGTTTCATTCATGTGCCGTATGCGACCGCGCAGGGCGTGGGCAAGCCGAACGGCACGCCGACCATGGAGATCGCGACCATGGCGCGCGGTATCGAAGCCGCCATCGAAGCCGCTGTGAGCACCGAAACCGACGCCACCGACATCCTGGGCGCAACCCACTGA
- a CDS encoding DUF979 domain-containing protein, with protein MSFFMDPSVTVGTKILELFYIFMGFMSVYAGVRNLLDKTNKARYGTFVFWTALGIVIAFGRWIPAIADGVLIIIMVIPAIFRQVRKGSASDSSAPSTAEVAANFQRIGMRIFIPALCLGVFAIIGALIPSVSALTGCCIGVMIAAVILFAFSHDNKPVVFLNDSERLLSAMGALCMLPMLLASLGAIFTAAGVGDVIATLVGGIIPKGNVTLGIIVFGVGMMLFTMIMGNAFAAITVMTVGIGAPFVLAYGADPAVIGILALTCGYCGTLCTPMAANFNIVPVAMLDMKDRMGVVKKQVLPALVMIVVQIVYMLIAQ; from the coding sequence ATGTCGTTCTTCATGGACCCCAGCGTGACCGTTGGCACCAAGATCCTCGAGCTCTTCTATATTTTCATGGGTTTCATGTCCGTGTATGCGGGCGTACGCAACCTACTCGATAAAACCAACAAGGCCCGCTACGGCACTTTCGTGTTCTGGACGGCGCTCGGTATCGTCATCGCGTTCGGCCGTTGGATTCCGGCCATTGCGGACGGTGTGCTCATTATCATCATGGTCATTCCCGCCATCTTCCGCCAAGTGCGTAAGGGATCGGCGTCCGATTCGAGCGCTCCCAGCACCGCCGAAGTGGCCGCGAACTTCCAGCGCATCGGCATGCGCATCTTCATTCCCGCCCTGTGCCTGGGCGTGTTCGCCATTATCGGCGCCCTGATTCCCAGCGTCAGCGCCCTGACCGGCTGCTGCATCGGTGTGATGATTGCCGCCGTGATTCTGTTCGCGTTCTCGCATGACAACAAGCCGGTCGTATTCCTCAACGATTCGGAACGCCTGTTGTCTGCCATGGGTGCGCTCTGCATGCTGCCGATGCTGCTGGCCAGTCTCGGCGCGATTTTCACAGCCGCAGGTGTCGGCGACGTGATCGCCACGCTGGTCGGCGGCATTATTCCGAAGGGCAACGTCACGCTGGGCATCATCGTATTCGGTGTGGGCATGATGCTGTTCACGATGATCATGGGCAATGCCTTCGCCGCAATTACCGTAATGACCGTGGGCATTGGCGCGCCATTCGTGCTCGCCTACGGTGCGGACCCGGCGGTGATTGGCATTCTGGCGCTGACCTGTGGCTACTGCGGCACGCTGTGCACGCCGATGGCCGCCAACTTCAACATCGTGCCCGTCGCGATGCTCGATATGAAGGACCGCATGGGCGTGGTTAAGAAGCAGGTGCTGCCTGCATTGGTGATGATTGTGGTGCAGATCGTCTATATGCTGATCGCGCAATAA
- a CDS encoding DUF969 domain-containing protein, translating into MEPNYLVLLGIVIVIVGFALRLDAILIIIVAALVTALVGGIGVDGFLTTLGTSFVSNRSMAIFIIVLLVTGTLERNGLKTAAAQLIGRVKNATPGMVIALYGVMRLVFAAFNVSFGGVAGFVRPVIMPMAVGAIEASGHEPNDEYVEELKGMASGMENVAWFFGQVLFVGTAGALLVQSTLKPLGYDVELLRMAIIEIPVAVIAVAVTAVYYIIKDTRLRKKYYGAEAAAQATTATTTGKEA; encoded by the coding sequence ATGGAACCAAATTATCTCGTGTTATTGGGAATCGTGATTGTGATTGTGGGTTTCGCCCTCAGACTTGATGCGATTCTGATCATTATCGTGGCGGCTTTGGTGACTGCGCTGGTCGGCGGCATTGGCGTCGACGGCTTCCTGACCACGTTGGGTACGTCGTTCGTCTCGAACCGCAGCATGGCAATTTTCATCATCGTGTTGCTGGTCACCGGCACATTGGAGCGCAACGGTCTGAAAACCGCAGCCGCGCAGCTGATCGGCAGGGTGAAGAATGCGACGCCCGGTATGGTGATCGCCCTGTATGGTGTGATGCGTCTCGTGTTCGCCGCGTTCAACGTGAGTTTTGGTGGCGTGGCCGGGTTCGTGCGTCCGGTCATTATGCCGATGGCGGTGGGCGCGATTGAAGCGTCCGGTCACGAGCCGAACGACGAGTATGTGGAAGAGCTCAAGGGCATGGCTTCCGGTATGGAGAACGTCGCATGGTTCTTTGGCCAGGTGCTGTTCGTAGGTACGGCCGGTGCGCTGCTCGTGCAGTCCACATTGAAGCCGCTGGGTTATGACGTCGAACTATTGCGCATGGCCATTATCGAGATCCCGGTCGCGGTGATTGCCGTGGCGGTCACCGCCGTCTATTACATCATCAAGGACACACGACTGCGTAAGAAGTACTACGGTGCCGAAGCCGCCGCTCAGGCCACTACCGCTACCACCACCGGCAAGGAGGCCTGA
- a CDS encoding ABC-F family ATP-binding cassette domain-containing protein: MAIEVQGLEIQIGARTLLHPTNFHVAKGDKIGLVGRNGAGKTTLTRVITGDMLPTAGKVRVSGKFGYLPQDTHASDPTQTALDRMMSARDIATIISRIRKAEKDMTDPDPDVMSKAMTRYDKAMQDFDKAGGYAAQSEAISMAASLGLPQEVMEQQLGTLSGGQRRRIELARILFSNADTLILDEPTNHLDADSIEWLRGYLKKYEGGFLVISHSTELLDEVVNKVWHLDAQLGQIDMYSLGWKAYLHQRVVDEERRRREREVAEKKADRLMKQGIRLHAKAAKAVAAQNMMRRAEKLLENTSEAQKAEKVADIRFPEPAPCGRTPIMAKDISKAYGSNIVFAGVNLAIDKGSRVVILGYNGAGKTTTLRLLAHIEEPDTGSVEYGHGCKIGYFAQEHDTLDLNATVLENLQHVAPELDNTQARSILGSFLFSGDDAMKPAHVLSGGEKTRLALATLVTSRANVLLLDEPTNNLDPASREEILKAIAKYEGAIVLVTHDEGAVEALDPERVLLMPDGDEDLWNDSYLELVAEE; this comes from the coding sequence ATGGCTATTGAGGTGCAGGGACTTGAAATTCAGATCGGCGCGCGCACGCTGCTTCACCCCACCAACTTCCATGTGGCCAAGGGAGACAAGATCGGTCTGGTGGGCCGCAACGGCGCCGGCAAGACAACGCTGACCCGCGTGATCACCGGCGACATGCTGCCCACCGCCGGCAAGGTGCGCGTCTCCGGCAAGTTCGGCTACCTGCCGCAAGACACGCACGCCTCCGATCCCACGCAGACCGCGCTCGACCGCATGATGAGCGCGCGTGACATCGCCACCATCATCAGCCGCATTCGCAAGGCCGAAAAGGATATGACCGACCCGGATCCGGACGTGATGAGCAAGGCCATGACCCGGTACGACAAGGCCATGCAGGACTTCGACAAGGCCGGCGGATACGCGGCCCAGTCCGAGGCGATTTCCATGGCCGCCTCGCTCGGCCTGCCGCAGGAGGTCATGGAGCAGCAGCTCGGCACGCTCTCCGGTGGCCAGCGCCGCCGCATCGAGCTGGCGCGCATCCTGTTCTCCAATGCCGACACCCTGATCCTCGACGAGCCGACCAACCACTTGGATGCCGATTCCATCGAATGGCTGCGCGGCTACTTGAAGAAGTACGAGGGCGGCTTCCTGGTCATCTCCCACTCCACCGAACTGCTGGACGAAGTGGTGAACAAGGTCTGGCATCTGGACGCGCAGCTCGGCCAGATCGACATGTATTCGCTCGGCTGGAAGGCCTACCTGCACCAGCGCGTGGTGGACGAGGAGCGCCGCCGCCGCGAACGCGAAGTGGCCGAGAAGAAGGCCGACCGTCTCATGAAGCAGGGCATCCGACTGCACGCCAAGGCCGCCAAGGCCGTGGCCGCGCAGAACATGATGCGCCGCGCCGAAAAGCTGCTGGAAAACACCTCCGAGGCGCAGAAGGCCGAGAAGGTGGCGGACATCCGTTTCCCCGAGCCCGCGCCCTGCGGCCGCACGCCGATCATGGCCAAGGACATCTCCAAGGCCTACGGTTCCAACATCGTGTTCGCCGGCGTGAACCTGGCCATCGACAAGGGCTCGCGTGTGGTGATCCTCGGCTACAACGGTGCCGGCAAGACCACCACGCTGCGCCTGCTGGCCCACATCGAGGAGCCGGACACCGGTTCCGTGGAATACGGTCACGGCTGCAAGATCGGCTACTTCGCGCAGGAGCACGACACCTTGGATCTGAACGCCACCGTGTTGGAGAACCTGCAGCATGTGGCGCCCGAGCTCGACAACACGCAGGCCCGTTCCATTCTTGGCTCGTTCCTGTTCTCCGGCGATGACGCGATGAAACCGGCCCATGTGCTTTCCGGCGGTGAGAAGACCCGTCTGGCCTTGGCCACGCTGGTCACCTCGCGAGCCAATGTGCTGCTGCTCGACGAGCCCACCAACAACCTCGATCCCGCCTCCCGTGAGGAGATTCTGAAGGCCATTGCCAAGTATGAGGGCGCCATTGTGCTCGTCACCCACGATGAGGGCGCCGTCGAGGCGCTCGACCCCGAGCGCGTGCTCCTCATGCCCGACGGCGACGAAGACCTCTGGAATGATTCGTACCTCGAACTCGTAGCTGAAGAATAG
- a CDS encoding SDR family NAD(P)-dependent oxidoreductase — MPTTTGKKIAIVTGSALGLGYELASQLIAKGWLVAGIDFNAERQAELSTQWPAESYRAFVGDITDEAFVKESVASIAALGHIDLLINNAGQPSFKVPTAYEAADVDTCLKGLKGMILWTVETLKTCGERDVKIAQIMSTAATRGNANESVYCATKWGEKGYTKSLQAAYKGTSVKVVAVYPGGIDTAFYRDSHDYVSEAKQHTFMQPGPLAEVILFNLINEANLTVTDIEINRNS; from the coding sequence ATGCCAACCACAACAGGTAAGAAAATCGCCATCGTCACCGGCAGCGCGCTGGGTTTGGGCTACGAGCTCGCCAGCCAACTCATCGCCAAGGGCTGGCTGGTGGCCGGCATCGACTTCAACGCCGAACGTCAGGCCGAGCTGAGCACGCAGTGGCCCGCCGAATCCTACCGCGCCTTCGTAGGCGACATCACTGACGAAGCGTTCGTCAAGGAATCCGTGGCGAGCATCGCTGCGCTTGGTCACATCGACCTGCTCATCAACAACGCCGGCCAGCCCTCGTTCAAGGTGCCCACCGCCTATGAGGCCGCCGATGTCGACACATGCCTCAAAGGTCTCAAAGGCATGATCCTGTGGACGGTGGAAACCCTCAAGACCTGTGGCGAGCGTGACGTGAAAATCGCCCAGATCATGAGCACCGCCGCCACGCGGGGCAACGCGAACGAAAGCGTGTACTGCGCCACCAAGTGGGGCGAGAAGGGCTACACCAAGAGCCTGCAGGCCGCATACAAGGGCACCAGCGTCAAGGTGGTCGCCGTCTATCCGGGCGGCATCGACACCGCCTTCTACCGTGATAGCCATGACTACGTCTCCGAAGCCAAGCAGCACACCTTCATGCAGCCCGGTCCGCTGGCCGAGGTCATCCTCTTCAACCTGATCAACGAGGCCAACCTCACCGTCACCGACATCGAGATCAACCGCAACAGCTGA
- a CDS encoding ABC transporter ATP-binding protein: MKAFPGKDGSVLEILHDTSLAIDRGELVAIVGPSGSGKSTLLSLLGTLDMPTSGIMRYDGGDVNAMGERQRSVLRAARIGFVFQQFHLIATVAALENAMTGLQYTTMPRGERRQRASEALEQVGLGNRLHHRPAQLSGGEQQRVAIARALAKRPDIIFADEPTGRSPSTGPPCRSPGPPPSWSASSPASTRPPAPPVSPRPRPCAANRGDGWSERSP; encoded by the coding sequence ATGAAGGCGTTTCCAGGCAAGGACGGGAGCGTGCTGGAGATATTGCATGATACATCGCTGGCCATCGATCGCGGCGAGCTCGTGGCCATCGTCGGGCCGTCCGGCTCGGGCAAAAGCACGCTGTTGTCGTTACTGGGCACGCTGGACATGCCGACCTCGGGAATAATGCGATACGACGGCGGGGATGTGAATGCGATGGGTGAGCGGCAGCGCAGCGTCCTGCGGGCCGCGCGCATCGGCTTCGTGTTCCAGCAGTTCCATCTGATCGCCACCGTAGCCGCCTTGGAGAACGCGATGACCGGCCTGCAATACACGACCATGCCGCGCGGCGAACGCCGGCAACGGGCCTCCGAGGCATTGGAACAGGTCGGATTGGGGAATCGCCTGCATCACCGGCCGGCCCAGTTGTCGGGCGGCGAACAGCAGCGTGTGGCCATCGCCCGCGCCCTGGCCAAACGGCCGGACATCATCTTCGCCGATGAGCCGACCGGCCGATCGCCCTCGACTGGACCTCCCTGCCGCTCGCCTGGGCCGCCGCCATCCTGGTCGGCATCCTCGCCGGCCTCTACCCGGCCTCCCGCGCCGCCCGTCTCACCGCGACCGAGGCCCTGCGCGGCGAATAGGGGCGACGGCTGGAGTGAACGATCACCATGA
- a CDS encoding DUF3375 domain-containing protein → MADVMRELERLRPVYETGVLRLLLRQNAMLYVSLLRSTFDPLTGELPRETVEERFAQSLNALADAGEYAPREDQTFAAAAHQILADLTREGEGDYAWLANSHDAATHRFLYRLTARAHRAIEALSRLEDESRALSGAQANSIIMEIEHARMQLTADPGERIKLLNREIKERKHEIKRIQQGKQHATLSEAQVEDVIAVIHNTLRGVPIDLRELVLDERDNGDALRRRMQAGDISVDENLTRYHDEYRRSFSESDSGRRFEDAFQVIITDEGRQQIDEALRAIAKTPYLAGESGLLLGQIRDELARIYDGIEAVRRQMRVSDEAISRLVRQQTDTRYRTMLTRLNRLYARLNADAKTHMGDASRPCDTATADALFAPLPMRPAKSMTRATAPGLSDLAAEAPQATPVADLRDMVNSGGPRLLRMVSLIRRNPVTVDRSDDRSGATLVDIAASFNRLPESERRESEIVGFLGGLGAASGSAIADEPSTDGVGIDSDIVTEPAPAQRGDTATWHCVSIDGEPRNWITRPVLADMDELNIIVEEG, encoded by the coding sequence GTGGCCGATGTGATGCGGGAGCTGGAACGGCTGCGACCGGTGTATGAGACGGGCGTCCTGCGGTTGCTGTTGCGCCAGAACGCGATGCTGTACGTGTCGCTGCTGCGTTCCACGTTCGACCCGCTCACCGGCGAGCTGCCGCGCGAGACCGTGGAGGAGCGGTTCGCGCAAAGTCTGAACGCTCTGGCCGACGCCGGCGAATATGCGCCGCGCGAGGACCAGACCTTCGCCGCGGCCGCCCATCAGATCCTCGCCGACCTGACCCGTGAAGGCGAAGGCGACTACGCCTGGCTCGCCAACTCGCATGATGCGGCCACACACCGATTCCTCTACCGTTTGACGGCCCGTGCCCACCGCGCCATCGAGGCGCTGAGCAGGCTCGAAGACGAATCACGCGCCCTGTCCGGCGCGCAGGCCAACAGCATCATCATGGAAATCGAGCACGCGCGCATGCAGCTGACCGCCGACCCCGGCGAGCGCATCAAACTCCTCAACCGTGAAATCAAGGAACGCAAGCACGAGATCAAACGCATCCAACAGGGCAAGCAGCATGCCACGCTGAGCGAAGCCCAGGTGGAGGACGTGATCGCCGTGATCCACAACACGCTGCGCGGCGTGCCCATCGACCTGCGCGAACTCGTGCTCGACGAGCGGGACAACGGCGACGCCTTGCGCCGGCGCATGCAGGCCGGCGACATCAGCGTGGACGAGAACCTGACCCGCTACCACGATGAATACCGCCGCTCGTTCAGCGAATCGGACAGCGGCCGCCGCTTCGAGGACGCCTTCCAGGTGATCATCACCGACGAGGGCCGCCAGCAAATCGACGAAGCCCTGCGCGCCATCGCCAAAACCCCGTATCTGGCCGGCGAATCCGGCCTGCTGCTTGGCCAGATACGCGACGAACTGGCCCGCATCTACGACGGCATCGAGGCCGTGCGTCGTCAGATGCGCGTCTCCGACGAGGCGATCAGCCGGCTCGTGCGCCAGCAAACCGACACTCGCTACCGTACGATGCTCACCCGCTTGAACCGACTGTACGCGCGCCTCAACGCAGATGCGAAAACCCATATGGGAGACGCCTCGCGCCCGTGCGACACGGCCACCGCGGACGCGCTGTTCGCGCCATTGCCGATGCGCCCGGCCAAATCCATGACCCGCGCCACCGCACCCGGCCTGAGCGACCTCGCCGCCGAAGCCCCGCAGGCGACTCCGGTGGCCGATCTGCGGGATATGGTCAACAGCGGCGGCCCCCGACTCCTGCGCATGGTCAGTCTCATCCGGCGCAACCCGGTGACCGTTGACAGGTCCGATGACAGGTCCGGCGCAACCCTCGTGGACATCGCCGCCAGCTTCAACCGGCTGCCCGAAAGCGAACGCCGCGAAAGCGAGATCGTCGGCTTCCTGGGCGGGCTGGGAGCCGCAAGCGGCAGCGCCATCGCTGACGAGCCGTCCACTGACGGCGTCGGCATCGACAGCGACATCGTCACTGAGCCGGCCCCGGCGCAGCGCGGCGATACCGCGACCTGGCATTGCGTATCGATCGACGGCGAGCCCCGGAACTGGATCACTAGACCGGTGCTGGCCGACATGGACGAGCTGAACATCATTGTGGAGGAAGGATGA
- a CDS encoding DUF4194 domain-containing protein has translation MTVAEEHEEHMDNANPYALFEGDTGDMPAEARMAAIALKRDRYISGPTYDTVLDNRDAVVRSLNNDLLDLVINERYRIMYATPVAGDDVTLRSLKTRVSLKREEAALLAFLRIRVLEYENVHADPADWLVSFEEIRAALATGAGYLAARNDEEGVAKQIGAIVSAMITYGYLVRLDDEAMYQITPLVPVVLDRELADTWLDVVEHGDGDTEDDDDEKEAE, from the coding sequence ATGACCGTGGCCGAGGAACACGAGGAACATATGGACAACGCCAACCCGTACGCCCTGTTCGAAGGCGACACCGGCGACATGCCGGCCGAGGCACGCATGGCCGCCATCGCCCTCAAACGCGACCGCTATATCAGCGGGCCCACCTACGACACCGTGCTCGACAACCGCGACGCCGTCGTACGCTCCCTGAACAACGACCTGCTCGACTTGGTGATCAACGAACGCTACCGCATCATGTACGCCACGCCCGTGGCCGGCGACGACGTGACCCTGCGCTCGCTCAAAACCCGCGTCAGCCTCAAACGCGAGGAGGCCGCGCTGCTCGCCTTCCTGCGCATCCGCGTCCTCGAATACGAGAACGTGCACGCCGACCCCGCCGACTGGCTCGTCAGCTTTGAGGAGATCCGCGCCGCGCTCGCCACCGGCGCCGGCTATCTGGCCGCCCGCAACGACGAGGAAGGCGTGGCAAAGCAGATCGGCGCCATCGTCTCCGCGATGATCACCTACGGGTATTTGGTGCGCCTGGACGACGAAGCCATGTACCAGATCACGCCGCTCGTGCCCGTGGTGCTCGACCGCGAACTGGCCGACACCTGGCTCGACGTCGTGGAACACGGCGACGGCGACACGGAAGATGACGATGACGAGAAGGAAGCCGAATGA